Proteins from a single region of Deinococcus aquaedulcis:
- a CDS encoding ArsR/SmtB family transcription factor: MLPDAFTARTPEQARLLLAEDALDVLGPLVPQALSASEVARRCGRPLKTTHHHLTRLLGAGLVTVAGERPRDGRPIKLYRAVARTFRVPFALTPHATVEELLARVGTVFVQEVTHELARLFAGDSGTELIMATDALGQLGMSVAPQTLSGAPPHGAVGNMGRRTLTPQSQRELETRLRDLLAWVDGQATADQAAPGAQPCLLGLLFTPVQGGHEP; this comes from the coding sequence GTGCTCCCCGACGCTTTCACCGCGCGCACCCCAGAACAGGCCCGGCTGCTGCTGGCCGAAGACGCCCTGGACGTCCTGGGCCCCCTCGTGCCCCAGGCCCTCAGCGCCAGTGAGGTCGCGCGGCGCTGCGGGCGCCCGCTGAAAACCACACACCACCACCTCACGCGGCTGCTGGGGGCCGGGTTGGTGACGGTGGCGGGCGAGCGGCCCCGGGATGGGCGCCCCATCAAGCTGTACCGCGCGGTGGCCCGCACCTTCCGGGTCCCCTTTGCCCTCACGCCGCACGCCACGGTCGAAGAACTGCTCGCCCGCGTGGGCACCGTTTTTGTTCAGGAGGTCACCCACGAATTGGCGCGGCTGTTTGCGGGGGACAGCGGCACCGAACTGATAATGGCCACCGACGCGCTGGGCCAGCTGGGTATGAGCGTGGCGCCGCAGACCCTGAGCGGGGCACCCCCCCACGGCGCCGTGGGCAACATGGGGCGCCGGACCCTGACCCCGCAGAGCCAGCGCGAACTGGAAACGCGCCTGCGCGACCTGCTGGCCTGGGTGGACGGGCAGGCGACCGCCGACCAGGCGGCCCCGGGTGCTCAGCCCTGTCTACTGGGGTTGCTGTTCACGCCGGTGCAGGGGGGCCATGAGCCATGA